In Podospora pseudopauciseta strain CBS 411.78 chromosome 3, whole genome shotgun sequence, one genomic interval encodes:
- the PRP4 gene encoding U4/U6 small nuclear ribonucleoprotein prp4 (COG:T; EggNog:ENOG503NU45): MASPVPSSDEGEIVEATSLPRAERNIDVDRRGRHHQGRQASREPEYDTAARRSHSPRGWKRPSDDRDDRHTRDRREPRQFRVRYEDNYRDDHRHGRDLDRPPSRGSELLYDERPTLSGHRDYRGDSDRNRGSDRGYGRDRGHDDYPDKRPRNHSRSPRDRRDRGRRDRGRYGSDRHAADEHKYSAHVDRQSQNGSLSKKASSVEASGVSKNHAKTDQGATAERGINELAISQNGTPTQESAQAAEPDMDWDPDAVMDEEAREKAEIERRRRLREAAYKRGIGASTPTIQSLQAGEKNVSSPASTRQSTPGLLKVDAATPNSNGISSPALSPGKAPEDMSATALNFADDQALINAHIRAKSHDEDGPSAADYDPTVDMQEDEKRDEQRHGNVGLHGELRDPSQPEAATVSASGEQENSTKKADEDDDDFDMFADDFDEQKFAAPAQPKAAAADDSRPQHGAGGKNIEGDDKDGYYKIRPGELLDGRYQVLTTLGRGMFSGVARAVDVTNKQVVAIKIMRNNDALRKGGFTEIAILQKLNAADPDNKKHLVRFERSFEYKGHLCMAFENLSMNLREVLKKFGNNVGINLNATRIYASQIFIALGHMRKCSIIHADLKPDNILVNEARNVLKICDLGTAIDRSDAATASTEITPYLVSRFYRAPEIILGMPYDYAVDMWSIGCTLYELYTGKILFTGDSNNQMLKNIMEIRGKLSAKMYRRGQLSSIHFDELGNFISVERDKVLGKTTVKTLPVVKPTRDLRTRLLAASSGMNDSETRDLNHFIDLLERCLTLNPDKRLTPAEALRHPFFPQKTYPSTAAR; the protein is encoded by the exons ATGGCATCTCCAGTTCCCAGTTCGGATGAAGGGGAAATTGTAGAGGCAACTTCCCTGCCTCGCGCTGAACGAAACATTGATGTTGACCGAAGAGGCAGACATCACCAAGGAAGACAAGCGTCCCGCGAGCCCGAGTATGATACAGCAGCTCGACGTAGCCACTCTCCTCGGGGCTGGAAAAGACCCAGCGATGATCGGGACGACCGCCATACTCGCGATAGACGGGAACCACGCCAGTTCCGCGTACGCTATGAGGACAACTACCGAGATGACCATCGCCATGGCCGCGACTTAGATCGCCCTCCCTCTCGCGGATCCGAATTGCTGTACGACGAACGCCCGACTCTCTCTGGACATCGAGACTATCGCGGTGACAGTGACCGCAACCGTGGCTCTGACCGAGGTTATGGCAGGGACCGCGGTCATGATGACTACCCAGACAAGCGGCCTAGAAATCACAGTCGCTCTCCCAGAGATCGCCGTGATCGGGGAAGGCGAGACAGGGGCCGTTATGGCTCGGACCGTCATGCGGCAGACGAACACAAGTATAGTGCCCATGTGGATAGACAGTCGCAGAACGGCTCCCTCTCCAAGAAGGCCAGCTCTGTGGAAGCTTCGGGTGTTTCCAAAAACCATGCTAAAACTGACCAAGGTGCAACGGCTGAACGCGGTATCAATGAGCTTGCCATCTCACAGAACGG TACTCCCACTCAAGAGTCTGCTCAGGCTGCCGAACCTGACATGGACTGGGACCCGGATGCTGTCATGGACGAGGAAGCTAGGGAGAAGGCCGAAATCGAACGTCGTCGCCGCCTCAGAGAAGCTGCCTACAAGAGAGGTATTGGAGCTTCAACCCCCACTATTCAATCATTGCAGGCTGGCGAAAAGAATGTGTCCAGTCCAGCATCCACTCGCCAGAGCACCCCTGGTCTCCTGAAAGTGGACGCAGCTACTCCCAACTCTA ACGGCATCTCATCACCAGCTCTGTCCCCTGGTAAAGCCCCAGAGGACATGTCTGCAACGGCCCTCAATTTTGCTGATGATCAAGCTCTCATTAATGCTCACATTCGAGCCAAGTCTCATGACGAGGATGGCCCTTCAGCTGCAGATTATGACCCGACCGTGGACATGCAGGAAGACGAGAAACGGGATGAGCAGCGACATGGCAACGTAGGGTTACATGGTGAGCTGCGAGACCCCTCTCAGCCAGAGGCTGCCACGGTTTCCGCTTCGGGGGAGCAAGAGAATAGCACCAAGAAAGcagacgaagacgacgatgacTTCGACATGTTTGCGGATGACTTCGACGAGCAGAAATTCGCAGCTCCAGCGCAGCCGAAGGCTGCGGCAGCTGACGATAGTAGACCTCAGCATGGCGCAGGCGGCAAAAATATCGAGGGGGACGACAAGGACGGCTACTACAAGATTCGGCCTGGTGAGCTCCTCGATGGTCGCTATCAGGTTCTCACTACCCTTGGCCGTGGCATGTTCTCAGGGGTAGCACGTGCTGTTGATGTCACCAACAAGCAAGTGGTTGCCATCAAGATCATGCGGAACAATGATGCGCTGCGGAAAGGCGGTTTCACAGAGATTGCCATTCTTCAGAAGCTCAACGCGGCCGACCCGGACAACAAAAAGCATCTGGTTCGGTTTGAAAGATCATTTGAGTACAAGGGCCACTTGTGTATGGCGTTTGAGAATTTGAGCATGAACCTGCGCGAAGTTTTGAAGAAGTTTGGCAACAATGTCGGCATCAATCTGAATGCGACTCGGATATATGCCTCCCAAATCTTCATTGCCCTTGGACATATGCGCAAGTGCAGCATCATCCATGCTGATTTGAAGCCCGACAATATTCTG GTCAACGAGGCGCGGAATGTGCTCAAGATTTGCGATTTGGGAACAGCCATCGATCGTTCTGACGCGGCAACGGCGTCGACAGAGATTACACCGTATTTGGTCAGCAGATTCTATCGTGCCCCTGAAATCATCTTGGGCATGCCTTACGACTATGCCGTGGATATGTGGTCGATTGGATGCACCCTCTACGAGTTGTATACCGGCAAGATTCTCTTTACTGGCGATAGCAACAACCAGATGCTCAAAAACATCATGGAGATCCGCGGAAAGCTCAGTGCCAAGATGTACCGACGCGGCCAACTGTCGAGCATACACTTTGACGAGCTCGGCAACTTCATCAGCGTGGAACGGGACAAGGTTCTTGGAAAG ACCACAGTGAAGACCTTGCCTGTCGTTAAGCCAACCCGGGATTTGCGTACCCGCCTCCTCGCGGCTTCGAGCGGTATGAACGACTCGGAGACCAGGGATTTGAACCATTTCATTGACCTGCTTGAGCGTTGCCTGACGCTGAATCCCGACAAACGGCTCACGCCTGCAGAGGCGTTACGCCACCCCTTTTTTCCTCAGAAGACGTACccatccaccgccgcccGATAG
- the TMA7 gene encoding Translation machinery-associated protein 7 (COG:S; EggNog:ENOG503P7FQ) encodes MGGQGREGKCGKAKPLKAPKKQAKELDDEDKAFLEKQRAAEKAKKEMAAKAGGKGPLNTGAQGIKKSGKK; translated from the exons ATGGGCGGACAAGGCAGAGAAGGCAAGT GTGGCAAGGCCAAGCCCCTCAAG GCCCCCAAGAAGCAAGCCAAGGAGCtcgatgatgaggacaagGCTTTCCTTGAGAAGCAGCGTGCTG ctgagaaggccaagaaggagatggccgCCAAGGCTGGCGGTAAGGGACCACTG AACACTGGTGCCCAGGGTATCAAGAAGTCTGGAAAGAAGTAA
- a CDS encoding hypothetical protein (COG:S; EggNog:ENOG503NUS1) — translation MAEKDPGQILLDLLADPFSTQLQKTAIIAALGSSIGTTAVIAFLFSILRPFNSVVYAPKLKHADEKHAPPPMGKGFFAWVTPLWKTTEEDMVNLIGMDATIFMRFTRMCRNIFAILTVLGCAILIPVNWTATTRVGIEDNWLSKITPNLVWGSAQWASVSVAWIFDIVVCVFLWWNYRKVVQLRRKYYESEEYQHSLHSRTLMVYDIPKNLGSDEGIARIIDSVVPSSSFSRTAIARDVRILPSLIESHGKTVRKLEKVLAVYLKDPKNLPPARPLCRPSKKDHSYASYPKGHKVDAIDYLTERIKLLELEIKDVRQRVDKRVTMPYGFASYSDISETHSIAYLCRKKKPQGAIIKLAPRPNDIIWENMPLSPSARRRRRLWNNFWMAVLTILWIVPNAFIAVFLVNLSNLGLVWKEFRDELASSPQFWSIVQGIASPAIMSLVYLLLPIAFRRMSIRAGDKTKTGRERHVVAKLYAFFTFNNLFIFSVFSAIWGFTATVVQRTNNGQDAWKAIYEADFGFLLFLSLIKVSPFWVSWLLQRQLGAAIDLAQLWTLFYSFVVRKFSNPTPRELIELTAPPPFDYASYYNYFLFYATVALCYAPIQPLVLPAAALFFCIDVAFKKYLLLYIFVTKTESGGMFWRVLFNRFLFGTFLANLVTFLVVWVRGIQVDRTQVYALAPLPILLIVFKIVCSRVYDDKIHFYATRFTKQGRTEEGLNVKEQSMRNDRLAARFGHPALYKPLITPMVHAKAQNVLASIYQGRLSDGREAGGLGDSVSVSGYSDTYVMDSMMSGKAGKASPSMPGFEVVPESRLDFEFYKNRDEFAEDHGAGELFGSDIHRPGTPGTMMSGPDSRPGTPSGGMGFGANRRLLSPYNDPGAGPSSSGYVGPSVYSPPTLGAHEVPSRSRSPLYSLGNDSGANLVQGAALMPVSSYPTTPAAGGPGDGSYDGDVGTYRPGVPTIPPGIFGGGPRYGGLPQSDQEFGQPATSQDPTQYDYFRGPRRGTPGPPGGGNGGNTYRG, via the exons ATGGCGGAAAAGGATCCTGGGCAGATCCTCCTGGATTTGCTGGCTGATCCCTTTTCAACACAG TTGCAAAAAACTGCCATCATTGCTGCGCTGGGCTCTTCCATCGGAACCACAGCCGTGatcgccttcctcttttcGATTCTCCGACCGTTCAATAGTGTTGTATATGCGCCGAAGCTCAAACATGCCGACGAAAAACATGCCCCGCCGCCGATGGGGAAGGGCTTCTTTGCTTGGGTTACCCCGTTGTGGAAGACAACCGAGGAGGATATGGTCAACTTGATCGGGATGGACGCCACCATCTTCATGCGATTTACAAGGATGTGCCGCAACATATTTGCCATCCTCACAGTTCTCGGCTGCGCTATCTTGATTCCTGTCAACTGGACTGCAACGACTCGCGTGGGCATCGAAGACAACTGGCTGTCCAAGATTACGCCTAACTTGGTGTGGGGGTCGGCTCAGTGGGCGAGTGTCAGCGTGGCCTGGATCTTTGACATTGTTGTTTGTGTCTTTCTCTGGTGGAACTATAGAAAGGTTGTCCAGTTGAGGCGAAAGTACTACGAGAGCGAGGAGTATCAACACAGTTTGCACAGCCGTACGCTAATG GTGTACGATATTCCAAAGAACCTAGGCTCAGACGAGGGTATCGCTCGAATCATCGATAGTGTGGTCCCGAGCTCTTCCTTCTCAAGAACTGCCATCGCTCGTGATGTCAGGATTCTCCCAAGTCTCATTGAGTCGCATGGCAAGACAGTCAGGAAGCTCGAAAAGGTCCTGGCAGTCTATCTGAAGGACCCCAAAAACCTGCCACCAGCAAGACCTCTCTGTCGACCTTCCAAGAAGGACCACTCATACGCAAGCTATCCCAAGGGCCACAAAGTCGACGCCATTGACTATCTTACCGAGCGCAtcaagctgctggagctcGAGATCAAAGATGTTCGGCAAAGGGTGGATAAGAGAGTGACCATGCCGTATGGTTTTGCGTCATACTCAGATATTTCCGAGACACACTCCATCGCCTACCTGTgtcggaagaagaagcctCAAGGTGCGATCATCAAGCTGGCTCCTCGGCCAAACGACATCATCTGGGAGAACATGCCGCTGAGTCCATCAGCTCGCCGTAGGAGGCGCCTGTGGAACAATTTCTGGATGGCGGTTCTCACTATTCTGTGGATTGTTCCCAATGCTTTCATCGCCGTCTTCCTGGTCAATCTGAGTAACTTGGGCTTGGTATGGAAAGAGTTCCGGGACGAACTGGCCAGCAGCCCCCAGTTCTGGTCCATTGTTCAGGGTATCGCATCTCCGGCAATCATGTCACTTGTTTACCTGCTACTTCCGATTGCTTTCCGCCGCATGTCCATCAGAGCAGGCGACAAGACTAAAACGGGAAGAGAACGCCATGTCGTCGCGAAACTGTACGCCTTCTTCACtttcaacaacctcttcatcttctccgTTTTCAGTGCCATCTGGGGATTTACTGCTACGGTTGTTCAGAGGACCAACAACGGTCAGGATGCTTGGAAGGCCATCTACGAAGCCGATTTCGGATTTCTCCTGTTCCTCTCACTCATCAAAGTGTCTCCTTTCTGGGTCTCATGGCTCCTGCAGAGACAGCTCGGTGCGGCGATTGATCTTGCACAACTGTGGACTCTCTTCTACAGCTTCGTTGTGCGAAAGTTCTCTAACCCAACGCCTCGGGAACTGATCGAGCtcacagcaccaccgccctttGATTACGCCAGCTACTACAACTACTTCCTTTTCTACGCCACCGTCGCCCTCTGCTATGCCCCCATTCAGCCTCTTGTCCTCCCTGCGGCAGCACTGTTCTTCTGTATCGATGTGGCTTTCAAGAAGTACTTGTTGCTCTACATTTTCGTTACGAAGACGGAAAGCGGAGGCATGTTCTGGCGCGTGCTGTTCAACCGTTTCCTGTTCGGGACCTTTCTTGCCAACCTGGTCACCTTCTTGGTCGTTTGGGTCCGTGGCATCCAGGTCGATCGGACCCAGGTATATGCTCTGGCACCGCTGCCCATCTTGTTGATCGTTTTCAAGATAGTCTGCAGCCGCGTCTACGATGATAAGATCCACTTTTATGCGACGAGATTTACCAAGCAAGGACGGACTGAAGAAGGGCTGAATGTCAAGGAGCAAAGTATGCGGAACGATCGTCTTGCGGCTCGTTTTGGCCATCCGGCTCTCTACAAGCCCCTCATCACACCCATGGTTCACGCAAAGGCACAGAATGTTCTTGCGAGCATCTATCAAGGGCGGCTGAGCGACGGTAGGGAAGCGGGTGGCCTGGGAGATTCGGTATCTGTCAGCGGCTACAGCGACACGTACGTTATGGATTCCATGATGTCCGGCAAGGCTGGCAAGGCGTCGCCGAGCATGCCTGGTTTCGAAGTGGTACCCGAATCACGTCTTGACTTTGAATTTTACAAGAACCGCGACGAATTCGCAGAAGACCATGGTGCAGGCGAGCTCTTTGGATCAGACATCCATCGGCCGGGCACGCCGGGCACCATGATGAGTGGGCCAGACTCTCGACCCGGAACGCCGAGTGGAGGAATGGGCTTCGGCGCCAATCGCAGGCTGTTGTCACCGTACAACGACCCTGGGGCTGGGCCCTCATCCAGTGGCTACGTGGGCCCATCCGTCTACTCACCCCCCACACTGGGCGCACATGAGGTGCCCAGTCGCAGCAGGAGTCCTTTATACAGCCTTGGCAATGATAGTGGTGCCAACCTGGTGCAGGGAGCCGCGCTGATGCCGGTATCGAGTTatcccaccacaccagccgcTGGTGGCCCGGGAGACGGGAGCTATGATGGTGACGTTGGGACTTACAGACCTGGTGTTCCTACCATTCCGCCTGGCATCTTTGGTGGGGGGCCCCGCTATGGCGGTCTTCCGCAGAGCGATCAAGAATTTGGCCAGCCAGCGACAAGTCAAGACCCGACACAATATGACTACTTTAGAGGGCCGCGGAGAGGAACACCAGGCCCTCCGGGCGGCGGCAATGGTGGCAACACCTATAGGGGCTAA
- the cta3 gene encoding potassium/sodium eff (COG:P; EggNog:ENOG503NU1M) — protein sequence MAGEFPKHPFLLTPEETAQALGTDIDKGLTSAQVKELQSKYPTNELDVGGSIAWYTIFIRQLANAMILVLFFAMALSFGVGDYIEGGVLAAVIVLNVSIGFYQEYGAEKKMDALRALSSPSANVLRDGKMQVIPNAEVVPGDIIALKMGDTVPADMRMFEAMNLQCDESSLTGEAMPIEKITTTEIYVEGGEKLAQDEGEVGIGDRINIAYATTVVQKGRGRGIVICTGMQTEVGKIAASTSKKRRKPGRSMNWKKYGKAAPVKGAFRRTYDFLGKFLGLTEGTPLQIKLAKLAYLLFFCAIVLAMIVFSVNKWPNPLPSELVIYAISTGIAIIPESLVAVLTISMVVATTVMRKANVVVRDLSALEALGGVTNICSDKTGTLTQGAMIAKKVWTPASNSIYTVRDSKSPADPTQGRVTVSSADVPVQEEEGKRDYDEERTTAAIKFDGVPDEKLNPKPQSSPEAEAELTPELRMFLLSAALCNLATVRFDDKEEKWKTTGEPTEIALQVFAHRFDLGKKNVEATGWKQTAEFPFDSSIKRMSVIYDAPENNESGLSTENSHVFTKGAVERIIDLCSHVGTTDVPMTEEYKEKILKQMTDFASQGQRVLAIAYRAWNGRYVAGKNDGVDPSLPKNDEAQRSAVEKDLILLGLAGIYDPPRRETTPAIFDCAQAGIKVHMLTGDHPETARAIAREVGIIPRDLSVLPAGVAQSAVMKATDFDKLTDEEIDALPELPLVIARCAPETKSRMVEALRRRDAFMAMTGDGVNDAPSLSRADVGIAMGSGSDVAKSASKIVLTDDKFNSIVAAIREGRRMFANIQKFVLHLLSSNVGEVILLICGLAFFDESGISVFPIAPLEILWINMVTSSFPAFGLGREAASAEVMRKPPHDKRRGVFTNQIIVDMIVYGILMGATTLSTFIIVVFGKYDGQLGRDCNKHYSEGCIPVFRARAAVFAELTWMILLTAWEIKDLRRSMFRLNPDSESKFPFFKDVYNNKFLFWAVVIGAVSVFPTVYIPGLNRNVFKHTDISWEWGVVFGMTIFYVFGIEVWKWVKRTLNILDDHKVKQGKWSQGEEGQKMRFAKSMSFSSLKSWASRSKAQSNGDLTPSTTQPRSTSQAPQSRVPQTSPV from the exons ATGGCCGGTGAATTCCCTAAACACCcgttcctcctcaccccgGAGGAGACGGCGCAGGCTCTGGGGACCGATATCGACAAGGGCCTCACCTCGGCCCAGGTCAAAGAACTCCAATCCAAGTATCCTACCAATGAACTCGATGTAGGCGGCAGTATCGCCTGGTACACCATCTTTATCCGCCAGCTTGCCAATGCCATGATTCTG GTCCTCTTCTTTGCCATGGCCCTGAGTTTTGGCGTAGGAGATTATATCGAAGGCGGTGTCCTTGCTGCCGTCATTGTGTTGAATGTGTCCATTGGTTTTTATCAAGAATATGGcgccgagaagaagatggatgCGCTCCGTGCGCTTTCTTCCCCCTCTGCCAATGTGCTCCGCGACGGTAAGATGCAGGTCATACCAAA TGCCGAGGTCGTTCCTGGTGACATCATTGCCCTCAAGATGGGCGATACCGTTCCAGCCGACATGCGCATGTTTGAAGCCATGAACCTCCAGTGCGACGAATCATCCTTGACAGGTGAGGCCATGCCCATCGAaaagatcaccaccaccgagatTTATGTCGAGGGCGGCGAGAAGCTGGCACAGGACGAAGGTGAAGTCGGTATCGGTGACCGCATCAACATTGCCTATGCTACCACTGTTGTCCAGAAGGGCCGTGGCCGTGGTATCGTCATTTGCACTGGCATGCAGACCGAAGTTGGAAAGATTGCCGCCTCGACCAGCAAGAAGAGACGCAAGCCCGGCAGGTCCATGAACTGGAAAAAGTACGGAAAGGCTGCCCCGGTCAAGGGTGCCTTCAGACGCACCTATGACTTCCTCGGCAAGTTCCTCGGCTTGACCGAGGGTACTCCTCTCCAGATCAAGCTGGCGAAGCTGGCGTACCTGTTGTTCTTCTGTGCCATCGTCCTGGCCATGATCGTCTTCAGTGTCAACAAGTGGCCCAACCCGCTTCCCAGCGAGCTCGTCATTTATGCCATTTCCACCGGCATCGCCATCATTCCCGAGTCTCTCGTCGCTGTCTTGACTATTTCCATGGTTGTGGCCACCACTGTCATGAGAAAGGCCAACGTCGTTGTGCGTGACTTGTCGGCTCTTGAAGCCCTTGGAGGTGTGACCAACATTTGCTCCGACAAGACGGGCACTCTTACCCAAGGCGCCATGATCGCGAAGAAGGTGTGGACACCTGCCTCCAACAGCATCTACACTGTCAGAGACTCGAAGAGTCCCGCCGACCCCACTCAGGGACGCGTCACAGTCTCCAGCGCCGACGTTCCCGtccaagaggaagaggggaagcGCGATTATGACGAAGAGAGAACGACCGCAGCCATCAAGTTTGATGGTGTCCCCGACGAGAAGCTCAACCCCAAGCCACAATCATCccccgaggccgaggctgaACTCACCCCCGAACTCCGCATGTTCCTCCTCTCGGCAGCGCTTTGCAACCTTGCCACAGTGCGGTTCGACGACAAGGAGGAAAAATGGAAGACGACCGGCGAACCCACCGAAATTGCCCTGCAGGTCTTCGCTCACCGGTTCGACCTCGGCAAGAAGAACGTGGAGGCGACCGGATGGAAGCAGACGGCCGAGTTTCCCTTTGACAGCTCCATCAAGCGCATGTCCGTCATTTACGATGCGCCCGAGAACAACGAAAGCGGATTGAGCACCGAAAACAGTCATGTCTTCACCAAGGGCGCCGTCGAGCGTATCATCGACCTGTGCTCCCACGTCGGGACGACCGATGTACCCATGACCGAAGAGTACAAGGAAAAGATCCTCAAGCAGATGACCGACTTTGCGTCCCAGGGCCAGCGCGTTCTCGCCATTGCATATCGTGCCTGGAATGGCCGCTACGTCGCTGGCAAGAACGACGGCGTTgacccctctctccccaagAACGATGAAGCCCAACGGTCCGCGGTGGAAAAGGACCTCATTCTCCTCGGCTTGGCTGGTATCTACGACCCTCCCCGCCGCGAGACCACTCCCGCCATCTTCGACTGTGCCCAGGCCGGCATCAAGGTGCACATGTTGACTGGCGATCACCCCGAAACGGCCAGGGCTATTGCTAGGGAAGTTGGTATCATCCCCCGCGACCTCAGTGTCCTCCCCGCCGGTGTTGCCCAGTCCGCTGTGATGAAGGCTACCGACTTTGACAAGCTCACCGACGAGGAGATCGACGCCTTGCCAGAACTTCCTCTTGTTATTGCTCGTTGTGCGCCCGAGACCAAATCTCGCATGGTGGAGGCCCTTCGCCGCCGTGATGCCTTCATGGCCATGACTGGTGACGGTGTCAACGATGCCCCATCCTTGAGCCGCGCCGATGTCGGTATCGCCATGGGATCCGGTTCCGACGTGGCCAAGTCTGCCTCCAAGATTGTCTTGACGGATGATAAGTTCAACTCGATCGTTGCCGCCATCCGCGAAGGTCGCCGCATGTTTGCCAACATTCAGAAGTTcgtcctccatcttctcagCAGCAACGTTGGTGAAGTCATTCTCCTGATTTGCGGTCTCGCCTTCTTTGACGAGTCCGGCATTTCCGTCTTCCCCATCGCTCCCCTCGAAATTCTCTGGATCAACATGGTCACTTCGTCCTTCCCCGCTTTCGGTCTCGGTCGCGAGGCTGCCAGTGCCGAAGTCATGCGCAAGCCCCCTCACGACAAGAGGCGCGGTGTGTTCACCAACCAGATTATTGTTGACATGATCGTCTACGGTATTCTTATGGGCGCCACCACACTCTCGACCTTCATCATTGTCGTGTTTGGAAAGTACGATGGCCAGCTGGGCAGGGACTGCAACAAGCACTACTCGGAGGGGTGCATTCCCGTGTTCCGCGCCCGCGCTGCTGTTTTCGCCGAGTTGACCTGGATGATTCTCCTCACCGCTTGGGAGATCAAGGACCTTCGCCGGTCCATGTTCCGGCTGAACCCCGATTCCGAGTCCAAgttccccttcttcaaggACGTGTACAACAACAAGTTCCTCTTCTGGGCCGTCGTCATTGGCGCTGTCTCTGTGTTCCCCACGGTATACATCCCCGGCCTCAACAGGAACGTCTTCAAGCACACCGATATCAGCTGGGAGTGGGGTGTCGTTTTCGGCATGACCATCTTCTATGTCTTTGGAATCGAGGTCTGGAAGTGGGTCAAGCGGACGCTCAACATTCTGGATGACCACAAGGTCAAACAGGGCAAGTGGTCgcagggcgaggagggtcaGAAGATGCGGTTCgcaaagtcgatgtccttctccagcttgaAGAGTTGGGCCTCCAGATCCAAGGCTCAGTCCAACGGCGACTTGACTCCAAGCACCACGCAGCCGCGGTCGACTTCACAAGCACCCCAGAGCCGGGTGCCACAGACCTCGCCCGTTTGA
- the DPM1 gene encoding dolichol-P-mannose synthesis (COG:M; CAZy:GT2_Glycos_transf; EggNog:ENOG503NUQC; BUSCO:EOG09264272), with protein sequence MAPAKSSTGGKDMYSVILPTFNERQNLPIITWLLNRTFTEQNLDWELVIVDDGSPDGTQEVAAQLIKAYSPHIQLRPRTGKLGLGTAYVHGLKYAKGNYIVIMDADFSHHPKFIPQMIEKMKQGDYDIVTGTRYAGDGGVYGWDLKRKLTSKGANIFADTVLRPGVSDLTGSFRLYKRAVLEKLFESTDARGFTMQMALAVTAKAKGYSIGEVPISFVDRVYGDSKLGGEEIVEYAKGVLQLWWSI encoded by the exons ATGGCGCCTGCGAAATCATCTACCGGCGGCAAGGACATGTACTCGGTCATCCTGCCTACCTTTAACGAGCGCCAGAACttgcccatcatcacctgGCTCCTGAACCGCACATTTACCGAACA GAACCTCGACTGGGAACTTGTCATTGTGGACGACGGCTCCCCAGACGGAACCCAAGAGGTCGCCGCCCAGCTCATCAAGGCTTACTCCCCTCACATCCAGCTTCGCCCTCGCACCGGcaagctcggcctcggcaCCGCCTACGTCCATGGCCTCAAGTACGCCAAGGGCAACTACATCGTCATCATGGACGCCGACTTTAGCCACCACCCCAAGTTCATTCCCCAGATGATTGAGAAGATGAAGCAGGGCGACTACGACATCGTGACGGGCACCCGCTATGCCGGTGACGGCGGTGTGTACGGCTGGGACTTGAAGAGGAAGCTGACGAGCAAGGGCGCCAACATCTTTGCGGATACCGTTCTTCGGCCTGGAGTGAGCGACTTGACGGGCAGCTTCAGGCTGTACAAGCGGGCCGTGCTGGAGAAGCTGTTTGAGAGCACGGATGCGAGAGGGTTCACGATGCAGATGGCGCTTGCTGTGACGGCCAAGGCGAAGGGGTATTCTATCGGAGAGGTCCCGATTTCTTTTGTGGACAGAGTGTACGGTGACAGCAAgctgggcggcgaggagatTGTGGAGTATGCCAAGGGGGTGTTGCAGCTTTGGTGGTCCATCTAA
- a CDS encoding hypothetical protein (EggNog:ENOG503NXNF; COG:Q), with product MTSVIKMRMAERAAQLSRQLNYPKGLLHNQVAIITGSGQGIGAECARLFANEGAKVVVSDIDGAKAEEVASKIRSGGGQAIAVAGDLLKDEYIKQLVAKAAEFGGGKIHIIVNNAGFTWDAVLHKMTDKQWDTIVALHGTVPFKIIREAAPYFRVKDGEPRNIINISSTSGVHGNAGQINYALAKAGVIGMTKTIAKEWGPAFGVRANTIAFGHIETRLTANKEAGAFVEVDGQKVALGIPEKQKQAPPGIVPYQDIPLRRPGTATEAASAVLAIASPLSSYISGQTISVTGGRNM from the exons ATGACCTCCGTGATCAAGATGCGCATGGCTGAGCGCGCCGCCCAGCTCTCCCGCCAGCTCAACTACCCCAAAGgtctcctccacaaccaagtcgccatcatcaccggtTCAGGGCAGGGTATCGGGGCTGAGTGTGCACGTCTCTTCGCCAACGAGGGCGCCAAAGTCGTCGTCTCTGACATTGACGGCGCCAAAGCCGAAGAGGTAGCCTCCAAGATCCGGTCCGGTGGCGGCCAGGCCATCGCTGTGGCAGGGGACCTGCTCAAGGACGAGTACATCAAACAATTGGTGGCCAAAGCAGCCGAGTTTGGAGGTGGAAAGATCCACATCATTGTGAATAATGCTGGTTTTACCTGGGATGCGGTTCTTCACAAG ATGACCGACAAACAATGGGACACCATCGTCGCCCTACACGGCACTGTCCCCTTCAAAATCATCCGTGAGGCAGCCCCTTACTTCCGTGTGAAGGACGGCGAGCCAagaaacatcatcaacatcagtTCCACCTCTGGTGTCCACGGGAACGCCGGTCAGATCAACTATGCGCTCGCCAAGGCAGGTGTCATCGGCATGACTAAGACTATCGCAAAGGAATGGGGCCCTGCGTTCGGCGTGAGAGCGAACACGATTGCCTTTGGGCATATCGAGACGAGACTGACGGCCAATAAGGAGGCCGGTGCGtttgttgaggttgatgggcaGAAGGTTGCCTTGGGTATCCcggagaagcagaagcaagCTCCTCCAGGCATCGTTCCATACCAGGACATCCCACTCAGGAGACCCGGCACTGCGACCGAGGCTGCGAGTGCTGTGTTGGCCATCGCTTCCCCCCTGAGCTCGTATATTTCCGGACAAACAATCAGTGTAACGGGTGGTAGGAACATGTAG